In the Acidovorax sp. A79 genome, one interval contains:
- a CDS encoding ABC transporter ATP-binding protein, which translates to MSTTTTATTAAAGKAPVAAQGRPLVQAHDLAKTFDVSAPWLNRVIERKPRTLLHAVDGVSFEIERGKTLALVGESGCGKSTVARLLVGLYEPTRGGLTFDGQDAHAAFKGNDAQAMRRRIQMIFQDPYASLNPRWLVEDIIGEPLREHGLITDKVELKARVGELLKSVGLSPLDMVKYPHQFSGGQRQRISIARALATEPEFLVCDEPTSALDVSVQAQVLNIMKDLQRERQLTYLFISHNLAVVRHVSDQVGVMYLGRLVELADKHTLFDTPRHPYTRMLLDAIPKMHDTGKARTPVQGEVPNPLNPPPGCAFNPRCPHVNDRCRAERPQLLSIGGIRIACHAVEEGRI; encoded by the coding sequence ATGAGCACTACGACCACCGCCACCACCGCCGCCGCAGGCAAGGCCCCCGTCGCCGCCCAAGGCCGGCCCCTCGTGCAGGCGCACGATCTGGCCAAGACTTTCGATGTCTCCGCCCCCTGGCTCAACCGCGTCATCGAGCGCAAGCCCCGCACGCTGCTGCATGCGGTCGACGGCGTGAGCTTCGAGATCGAACGGGGCAAGACACTCGCCCTGGTGGGCGAATCGGGCTGCGGCAAGAGCACGGTGGCCCGTTTGCTGGTGGGCCTGTACGAGCCGACACGCGGCGGCCTCACTTTCGACGGCCAGGACGCGCACGCCGCCTTCAAGGGCAACGATGCCCAGGCCATGCGCCGGCGCATCCAGATGATCTTCCAGGACCCCTATGCCAGCCTGAACCCGCGCTGGCTGGTCGAGGACATCATCGGCGAGCCGCTGCGCGAGCACGGCCTCATCACCGACAAGGTCGAGCTCAAGGCCCGCGTGGGCGAGCTGCTCAAGTCCGTGGGCCTGTCCCCGCTGGACATGGTCAAGTACCCGCACCAGTTCTCCGGCGGCCAGCGCCAGCGCATCTCCATCGCGCGCGCCCTGGCCACCGAGCCCGAGTTCCTGGTGTGCGACGAGCCCACCTCGGCGCTCGACGTGTCGGTGCAGGCGCAGGTGCTCAACATCATGAAGGACCTGCAGCGCGAGCGGCAGCTCACCTACCTGTTCATCAGCCACAACCTGGCCGTGGTGCGCCACGTGAGCGACCAGGTCGGCGTGATGTACCTGGGCCGCCTGGTGGAACTGGCCGACAAGCACACGCTGTTCGATACGCCACGCCACCCCTACACGCGCATGCTGCTCGATGCCATCCCCAAGATGCACGACACCGGCAAGGCGCGCACGCCGGTGCAGGGCGAGGTGCCCAACCCGCTGAACCCGCCCCCCGGCTGCGCCTTCAATCCGCGCTGCCCGCACGTGAACGACCGCTGCCGCGCCGAACGGCCCCAGTTGCTCAGCATTGGCGGCATCCGGATCGCCTGCCATGCGGTGGAAGAGGGGCGGATCTGA
- a CDS encoding ABC transporter substrate-binding protein, translating to MRKPLLKNLLAGAALATAACGSWAQGQVNIICSVQAEWCNLMSTVYAKTTGTKVNMTAKGSGEALAQLNAEKANPKTDIWFGGTGDPHLQAAEQGLTLEYKSPQLAQLYPWAQKQATDSKYRTVGVYLGPLGFGYNKELLAKRKLNPPQSWADLLKPEFKGEVQMANPASSGTAYTMIATLVQIMGEEKAFEYLKALHPNVSTYTRSGTAPVKAAARGETTVSISFVHDVTTEAVNGFPVGSITPSEGTGAEVGSMSIVKNGPNTEAAKKFYEWALTPGGQQFGLAAKQFQLPSNTQVPKDPRMTDPAKMKLINYDYAKYGASAERRRLIARWEKDVQNAAR from the coding sequence ATGCGCAAACCTCTGCTGAAGAACCTGCTGGCCGGAGCGGCCCTTGCGACCGCGGCCTGCGGCAGCTGGGCCCAGGGCCAGGTCAACATCATCTGTTCGGTGCAGGCCGAGTGGTGCAACCTGATGTCCACGGTGTACGCCAAGACCACCGGCACCAAGGTCAACATGACGGCCAAGGGATCGGGCGAGGCGCTGGCCCAGCTCAATGCCGAGAAGGCCAACCCCAAGACAGACATCTGGTTCGGCGGCACGGGCGACCCGCACCTGCAGGCGGCCGAGCAGGGCCTCACGCTCGAATACAAATCGCCGCAGCTCGCTCAGCTCTACCCCTGGGCGCAGAAGCAGGCCACCGATTCCAAATACCGCACCGTGGGCGTGTACCTGGGCCCGCTGGGCTTTGGCTACAACAAGGAGCTGCTGGCCAAGCGCAAGCTCAACCCGCCGCAGTCGTGGGCCGACCTGCTCAAGCCCGAGTTCAAGGGCGAGGTGCAGATGGCCAACCCGGCCTCCAGCGGCACGGCCTACACCATGATCGCCACGCTGGTGCAGATCATGGGCGAGGAAAAGGCGTTCGAGTACCTCAAGGCCCTGCACCCCAACGTGAGCACCTACACGCGCTCGGGCACGGCGCCGGTCAAGGCCGCGGCGCGGGGCGAGACCACGGTCTCCATCAGCTTCGTGCACGACGTGACCACCGAGGCGGTCAACGGCTTTCCCGTCGGGTCCATCACGCCCTCGGAAGGCACGGGCGCCGAGGTGGGCTCGATGAGCATCGTCAAGAACGGCCCGAACACCGAGGCGGCCAAGAAGTTCTACGAATGGGCTCTCACGCCCGGGGGGCAGCAGTTCGGCCTGGCGGCCAAGCAGTTCCAGCTGCCCAGCAACACGCAGGTGCCCAAGGACCCGCGCATGACCGACCCTGCCAAGATGAAGCTCATCAACTACGACTACGCCAAGTACGGCGCGAGCGCCGAGCGCCGCCGCCTGATCGCGCGCTGGGAAAAAGACGTGCAGAACGCTGCGCGCTGA
- a CDS encoding ABC transporter ATP-binding protein — protein sequence MSLLEVKNLVVEFPGRRGTLRALDDISFSIAPGEILGVVGESGAGKSLTGAAIIGLLEPPGRVASGQILLEGQRIDNLSNEEMRHIRGRRIGAIFQDPLTSLNPLYTVGRQLTETILAHLPVTPAEARQRAIALLQDTGIPAAAERIDHYPHQFSGGMRQRVVIALALAAEPKLIVADEPTTALDVSIQAQIITLLKNICKSRGAAVMLITHDMGVIAETCDRVAVLYAGRVAEIGPVHDVINKPSHPYTSGLMASIPDMAVDRERLNQIDGAMPRLNAIPKGCAYNPRCPKTFDRCMTERPDLMDAGSTRAACWLHAGATTKNAEVAA from the coding sequence ATGAGCCTTCTAGAAGTCAAAAACCTCGTTGTCGAATTCCCGGGCCGCCGCGGTACCCTGCGCGCCCTGGACGACATTTCCTTCTCCATCGCACCCGGCGAGATCCTGGGTGTGGTGGGTGAATCTGGCGCGGGCAAGTCGCTCACCGGCGCCGCCATCATCGGCCTGCTGGAGCCACCGGGCCGCGTGGCATCCGGCCAGATCCTGCTGGAGGGCCAGCGCATCGACAACCTCAGCAACGAGGAAATGCGCCACATCCGCGGCCGCCGCATCGGCGCCATCTTCCAGGACCCGCTGACCTCGCTGAACCCGCTGTACACCGTGGGCCGCCAGCTCACCGAGACCATCCTGGCCCACCTGCCGGTCACGCCCGCCGAGGCCCGCCAGCGCGCCATCGCGCTGCTGCAGGACACCGGCATTCCGGCGGCGGCGGAGCGCATCGACCACTACCCGCACCAGTTCTCCGGCGGCATGCGCCAGCGCGTGGTGATCGCCCTGGCCCTGGCTGCCGAGCCCAAGCTCATCGTGGCCGACGAGCCCACCACGGCGCTCGACGTGTCCATCCAGGCGCAGATCATCACGCTGCTGAAAAACATCTGCAAATCGCGCGGCGCCGCCGTGATGCTGATCACCCATGACATGGGCGTGATCGCCGAGACCTGCGACCGCGTGGCCGTGCTGTATGCCGGCCGCGTGGCCGAGATCGGCCCCGTGCACGACGTCATCAACAAGCCATCGCACCCCTACACCAGCGGCCTGATGGCCTCCATCCCCGACATGGCGGTGGACCGCGAGCGCCTGAACCAGATCGACGGGGCCATGCCCCGCCTGAATGCCATCCCCAAGGGCTGTGCCTACAACCCGCGCTGCCCCAAGACCTTTGACCGCTGCATGACCGAACGTCCCGACCTGATGGATGCGGGCTCCACCCGCGCCGCCTGCTGGCTGCACGCCGGCGCCACGACGAAAAACGCCGAGGTGGCCGCATGA
- a CDS encoding MurR/RpiR family transcriptional regulator translates to MLDRITASLPSLAPAEQRVAKLVLTDPRAFARLPVRELAERAHVSKPTVVRFCRSMGYDGLADFKLKLAGSVSEGVPFIHRSVDADDKTGDVLVKVVDNAVAAFLQYRNAASTVAIERAAEAIAATWKTGKRIEFYGVGNSGIVAQDAQHKFFRLGVTSIASSDGHMQVMSATLLGPGDCAVIISNSGRTRDLMDAADIARRNGATTIVITASGSPLASTCQIHLAADHPEGYDRYSPMVSRLMHLLIIDVLATCVALRIGSSLQPILQQMKENLRAKRYA, encoded by the coding sequence ATGCTCGACCGCATCACCGCCTCCCTGCCCTCGCTGGCCCCCGCCGAACAGCGGGTGGCCAAGCTGGTGCTCACCGACCCCCGCGCGTTCGCACGGCTGCCCGTGCGCGAGCTGGCCGAGCGCGCCCACGTGAGCAAGCCCACGGTGGTGCGCTTTTGCCGCAGCATGGGCTATGACGGGCTGGCCGATTTCAAGCTCAAGCTCGCGGGCAGCGTGAGCGAGGGCGTGCCCTTCATCCACCGCAGCGTGGATGCGGATGACAAGACGGGCGACGTGCTGGTGAAGGTCGTCGACAACGCGGTGGCCGCCTTCCTGCAGTACCGCAACGCGGCCAGCACCGTGGCCATCGAACGCGCGGCCGAGGCGATTGCCGCGACCTGGAAGACGGGCAAGCGCATCGAGTTCTACGGCGTGGGCAATTCGGGCATCGTTGCGCAGGACGCGCAGCACAAGTTCTTCCGCCTGGGCGTCACCTCCATCGCCAGCAGCGACGGCCACATGCAGGTGATGAGCGCCACCTTGCTGGGCCCGGGCGACTGCGCGGTGATCATCTCCAACTCGGGCCGCACGCGCGACCTGATGGACGCGGCGGACATCGCGCGCAGGAACGGCGCGACCACCATCGTCATCACGGCCAGCGGCTCGCCCCTGGCCAGCACCTGCCAGATCCACCTGGCCGCCGACCACCCCGAGGGCTACGACCGCTACAGCCCGATGGTGTCGCGCCTGATGCACCTGCTGATCATCGACGTGTTGGCGACCTGCGTGGCGCTGCGCATCGGCAGCTCGCTGCAGCCCATCCTGCAGCAGATGAAGGAAAACCTCCGCGCCAAGCGCTACGCGTAG